The following proteins come from a genomic window of Nostoc sp. TCL26-01:
- a CDS encoding DUF2834 domain-containing protein, protein MVRKIALGVLWLGFITYAFVFAPPDQPDTVELIKNLSLGQWQGINPLVIALFNLMGIWPMIYSAMLFIDGRGQKIRAWPFATASFAVGAFALLPYLALREPNPEFIGAKTSLIKLLDSRVTGVILTIGAVILVAYGLQSSDWSNFVQQWQTNRFIHVMSLDFCLLCLLFPTLLGDDMARRGWQNQQLFWLFAVIPLFGPLIYLCLRPLLPAANADVITNTVSTQK, encoded by the coding sequence ATGGTCAGAAAAATTGCCTTGGGGGTGCTGTGGTTAGGATTCATTACTTATGCTTTTGTCTTCGCTCCTCCTGATCAACCTGATACAGTTGAGCTAATTAAAAACCTTTCTCTTGGTCAATGGCAAGGTATTAACCCCCTAGTAATCGCATTATTTAACCTCATGGGTATCTGGCCTATGATTTACAGCGCTATGCTGTTTATCGATGGCCGAGGACAGAAAATCCGCGCTTGGCCGTTTGCAACAGCTTCCTTCGCTGTTGGTGCGTTTGCGCTTTTACCCTATTTAGCTTTGCGAGAACCCAATCCTGAATTTATTGGTGCAAAGACTAGCTTGATCAAGTTACTAGATTCTCGTGTAACTGGTGTTATTCTCACGATAGGCGCAGTAATTCTTGTTGCTTATGGTTTGCAATCTAGTGATTGGAGCAATTTCGTCCAACAGTGGCAAACTAACCGTTTTATTCATGTCATGAGCCTAGATTTTTGCCTACTTTGCTTATTATTTCCCACACTGCTAGGAGATGATATGGCGCGTCGCGGTTGGCAAAATCAGCAGCTTTTTTGGTTATTTGCTGTCATACCCCTGTTCGGCCCTTTAATTTATTTATGCTTGCGTCCACTCTTACCAGCAGCGAATGCAGATGTCATCACTAACACTGTTTCAACCCAAAAATAA
- the pbpC gene encoding penicillin-binding protein 1C produces MTRVKNWQWKFKLKLKHRQSLKIILAMVLLCLGVRLLPYFAPIHTADIIQNQQALEFSDRHGLQLGTILTRDQEHTAVVDLKQVSPQFIQAILAAEDGNFYDHGALDIQAIARAIQQTIQHQKIVSGASTVTMQLARMLAPSPRNFSGKLHEIWLAWRLAAGMNKDEILSAYINRLPMGGNIYGVEAAARTYFSIPASDLNIAQASFLAAIPNNPTYFDPLRHEERLKQRQQYVLNRMVEDKYITQQIAQKTLTEKVVFQSRQRGIIAAPHFLFWLASQYNTQNLSPHPQTSLIRTTIDQPLQQFVTAQVQQVISTLAANNVHDAAALVIDNHTGEVLAYVGSPDYFNETQLGRNDGVQALRQPGSTLKPFVYELALEKGAIHPNTILADVPTHYAIPGAKLYSPTDYTQNFLGPVRIRIALANSLNIPAVRVLEKIGVPIFLERLRQLGFTHLQQTPEYYGLGLTLGSGEVTLWELAQAYRTIAQQGKITPLVTTIPHAQPPTPHSPHSTTWQLLTDILSDRHARATAFGVDSVLNLPFEAAVKTGTSSNFRDTWTVGFTSDYTVATWVGNFNGEPMRQVSGVTGAAPLWNRIMLHLHEHQQPAPLPSPSGLIKLPICAVSGLKPTPDCNSIVQEYFSPEDKIAYETQQDFSLPPEYDEWIAKHQASSLVADKFRIVSPHNGDSFLFYPDAAQQKLQFQVAENPTTPVEWWLNGEKLDSQVNAFSWTLRPGNWTLAARSGELHDQVSFQVELANIYPTRRGFSLVNSQRY; encoded by the coding sequence ATGACAAGGGTAAAAAATTGGCAGTGGAAATTTAAACTGAAATTAAAACATCGTCAAAGTCTGAAAATTATTTTGGCTATGGTTTTGCTGTGCCTGGGAGTGAGGTTACTGCCTTATTTTGCGCCGATTCACACCGCAGATATTATCCAAAATCAACAGGCGTTAGAATTTAGCGATCGCCACGGGCTACAATTAGGCACAATCCTCACCCGTGATCAAGAACATACCGCCGTTGTGGACTTAAAGCAAGTTTCACCCCAATTTATCCAGGCAATTTTAGCGGCTGAAGATGGTAACTTCTATGATCATGGCGCATTAGATATCCAAGCGATCGCTCGTGCTATCCAACAAACAATTCAGCATCAAAAAATTGTTTCCGGTGCTTCCACTGTTACCATGCAATTGGCGCGGATGCTAGCCCCATCTCCCCGTAACTTCTCAGGAAAACTCCATGAGATTTGGCTAGCTTGGCGATTAGCCGCCGGGATGAACAAAGACGAAATCCTCAGCGCATATATTAATCGCTTACCGATGGGAGGTAATATCTATGGTGTAGAAGCAGCCGCTAGAACTTACTTTTCCATCCCCGCCAGCGACTTAAATATTGCCCAAGCCAGTTTTCTCGCTGCTATCCCCAATAATCCCACCTACTTCGACCCTTTACGGCATGAGGAGCGACTCAAGCAGCGACAACAATACGTCCTCAATCGCATGGTAGAAGATAAGTATATTACCCAGCAGATAGCCCAAAAAACTCTGACGGAAAAAGTAGTCTTCCAATCCCGTCAGCGAGGAATCATTGCCGCACCCCATTTTTTATTCTGGTTAGCCAGTCAGTACAATACCCAAAACCTTTCTCCCCATCCCCAAACCTCCCTCATCCGCACCACCATAGATCAACCTTTACAGCAATTTGTCACCGCCCAAGTACAGCAAGTCATTTCCACCCTCGCCGCCAATAACGTCCACGATGCAGCCGCTTTAGTCATTGACAACCACACCGGAGAAGTTTTAGCTTACGTCGGTTCACCTGATTACTTTAACGAAACCCAACTAGGACGCAATGATGGTGTACAAGCGCTACGTCAACCAGGTTCTACCCTCAAACCCTTTGTCTATGAATTGGCTTTAGAAAAAGGTGCAATTCATCCCAATACCATCTTGGCCGATGTCCCCACCCACTACGCCATTCCCGGCGCAAAACTCTACAGTCCCACAGATTACACCCAAAACTTTCTCGGCCCAGTACGCATCCGCATAGCCCTAGCCAATTCCCTGAATATACCCGCAGTGCGAGTCTTAGAAAAAATCGGTGTGCCAATTTTCTTAGAACGGCTACGTCAACTAGGTTTTACTCACCTCCAGCAAACCCCAGAATATTACGGTTTAGGTTTAACCCTCGGCAGTGGTGAAGTCACCCTCTGGGAACTAGCCCAAGCCTACCGCACGATCGCCCAACAAGGCAAAATCACTCCCCTAGTCACTACCATTCCTCATGCCCAGCCTCCCACTCCCCACTCCCCACATTCAACAACATGGCAACTGCTCACCGATATTTTGAGCGATCGCCATGCTCGTGCCACAGCTTTTGGTGTAGACTCAGTGTTAAACTTGCCCTTTGAGGCAGCCGTCAAGACTGGTACTTCCTCCAACTTCCGCGATACTTGGACAGTGGGCTTTACCAGCGATTACACCGTAGCCACTTGGGTAGGAAATTTTAACGGCGAACCCATGCGCCAAGTATCGGGAGTTACTGGTGCAGCGCCTTTATGGAATCGCATCATGTTACATCTGCATGAACACCAACAACCAGCGCCTTTGCCATCTCCATCGGGATTAATCAAACTACCTATATGTGCTGTCTCTGGTTTAAAACCTACACCAGACTGTAACTCTATAGTCCAAGAATATTTCTCCCCGGAAGATAAAATTGCCTACGAGACTCAGCAGGACTTCAGTTTACCACCAGAGTATGACGAATGGATAGCAAAACATCAGGCATCAAGTTTAGTGGCAGATAAATTCAGGATTGTTTCTCCCCATAATGGCGATTCATTTTTGTTCTATCCTGATGCAGCACAGCAAAAATTGCAATTTCAGGTAGCCGAAAATCCCACCACACCTGTAGAGTGGTGGCTCAATGGAGAAAAGCTAGATAGTCAAGTTAATGCCTTCTCTTGGACTTTGCGCCCTGGTAACTGGACTTTGGCAGCTAGAAGCGGGGAACTGCATGATCAAGTTAGCTTCCAAGTAGAGTTAGCCAATATCTATCCCACACGGCGTGGATTTTCTCTGGTGAATTCTCAAAGATACTAG
- a CDS encoding methanogen output domain 1-containing protein, giving the protein MVNVSLLNNQIESLELPIERDQFLRSMIRELAGTLQDVIGIEEAAGFLNVVGYRTGQHVNQLYKNALQVSNLSREQVTAVLVDWKRRIQGDFYVIEETDEKIVLGNRKCPFAEQVEGREAMCVMTSNIFGAIAADSLGYARVELQDTIARGAQECTIVIYLQPSEALNEFAGQEYFKAE; this is encoded by the coding sequence ATGGTCAATGTATCTTTGCTCAACAACCAGATAGAGTCTTTAGAGTTACCAATTGAGCGTGATCAGTTTCTGCGCTCAATGATTCGAGAATTAGCAGGAACCTTACAAGATGTGATTGGGATTGAAGAAGCCGCAGGCTTTTTAAATGTAGTCGGCTATCGCACAGGTCAACACGTTAATCAGCTTTACAAAAATGCTTTGCAAGTGTCAAATCTTTCTCGTGAGCAGGTAACTGCTGTTCTCGTAGATTGGAAACGCCGGATTCAAGGTGACTTTTACGTGATCGAAGAAACGGATGAAAAGATTGTTTTAGGTAATCGCAAATGCCCATTTGCAGAACAGGTAGAAGGGCGAGAAGCTATGTGTGTGATGACATCAAATATCTTTGGAGCGATCGCCGCAGATAGTCTTGGCTACGCGAGAGTCGAGTTACAAGACACCATCGCCAGAGGCGCTCAGGAATGCACAATCGTCATTTATCTTCAACCTAGTGAAGCATTAAATGAGTTTGCAGGACAAGAATATTTCAAAGCAGAATAG
- a CDS encoding XisI protein, producing the protein MDKLTKYRQYIQQLLTEESQGKTIGGDIESQTVFDLEQDRYLLIDLGWNEHRRVYNCVLHLEIREEKIWIQLNQTDTLIADKLIAKDVAKDDIILGLQPPYVREYTGFGVS; encoded by the coding sequence ATGGATAAATTAACAAAATACCGCCAATATATTCAACAGTTATTGACAGAAGAATCTCAGGGAAAAACCATTGGAGGAGACATTGAATCACAAACAGTTTTTGATTTAGAGCAGGATCGTTATTTATTAATTGACTTAGGATGGAATGAACACCGACGGGTTTACAACTGTGTACTTCATTTGGAGATTAGAGAAGAGAAAATTTGGATTCAACTCAATCAAACAGATACACTAATTGCCGATAAATTAATAGCCAAAGATGTGGCGAAAGACGATATTATTTTGGGACTTCAACCTCCTTATGTTCGAGAATACACTGGATTTGGAGTTAGTTAA
- a CDS encoding phosphoglycerate kinase, which yields MSKKTVASLSAGDVSGKRALVRVDFNVPVDDQGNITDDTRIRAALPTIQDLTQKGAKVILTSHFGRPKGVDDKLRLTPVAKRLSELLGQEVVKTDDSIGDEVAAKVAELQNGQVLLLENVRFYPEEEKNDPEFAKKLAANADFYVNDAFGTAHRAHASTEGVTKFLSPSVAGYLVEKELQYLQSAIESPQRPLAAIIGGSKVSSKIGVIETLLEKCDKLIIGGGMIFTFYKARGLNVGKSLVEEDKLELAKALEAKAKERGVSLLLPTDVVVADNFAPDANSQTVSIDNIPDGWMGLDIGPDSVKVFQEALADTKTVIWNGPMGVFEFDKFAVGTEAIAHTLAEIGKTGTTTIIGGGDSVAAVEKVGLADQMSHISTGGGASLELLEGKVLPGIAALDEA from the coding sequence GTGTCTAAAAAAACTGTAGCAAGTTTATCTGCTGGTGATGTGTCTGGTAAACGCGCTTTGGTGCGTGTTGACTTTAACGTGCCTGTGGACGACCAAGGCAACATCACAGATGATACTCGCATTCGTGCTGCCCTGCCAACCATCCAAGATTTGACGCAGAAGGGAGCTAAGGTCATTTTAACAAGCCATTTTGGCCGTCCCAAAGGTGTGGATGACAAATTGCGCCTCACCCCGGTTGCTAAGAGACTATCTGAGTTATTGGGGCAAGAAGTTGTGAAAACCGATGACTCTATTGGCGATGAAGTGGCAGCGAAGGTAGCAGAATTGCAAAATGGGCAAGTACTACTGCTAGAAAATGTCCGTTTTTATCCAGAAGAAGAAAAAAATGATCCCGAATTTGCCAAAAAATTGGCGGCTAATGCTGATTTTTATGTCAATGATGCTTTTGGGACAGCACACCGCGCCCATGCTTCTACAGAAGGGGTGACTAAATTCCTGAGTCCTTCTGTAGCTGGCTATTTGGTGGAGAAGGAATTGCAATACCTGCAAAGTGCAATTGAAAGTCCCCAGCGTCCTTTGGCTGCTATTATTGGTGGTTCCAAGGTTTCCAGCAAAATCGGTGTAATTGAAACTCTGTTGGAGAAGTGCGACAAGCTGATCATCGGTGGTGGGATGATTTTCACATTCTACAAAGCCCGTGGTTTGAATGTTGGTAAGTCTCTGGTTGAAGAAGACAAGCTAGAACTGGCGAAGGCTTTGGAAGCTAAAGCTAAAGAACGTGGTGTGAGTTTGTTGTTACCTACAGATGTGGTGGTAGCAGACAATTTTGCCCCTGATGCTAATTCTCAAACCGTCAGTATTGACAACATTCCCGATGGTTGGATGGGTTTAGATATCGGCCCTGACTCTGTAAAAGTCTTCCAAGAAGCCCTTGCAGACACCAAAACCGTAATTTGGAACGGGCCTATGGGTGTGTTTGAGTTTGATAAATTTGCTGTGGGTACAGAAGCGATCGCTCATACTTTAGCAGAAATCGGCAAAACCGGCACAACCACCATCATCGGTGGTGGTGACTCTGTTGCAGCTGTTGAGAAGGTAGGTTTGGCTGATCAAATGAGCCACATCTCCACCGGCGGCGGCGCTAGCTTAGAGTTACTCGAAGGCAAAGTCCTACCCGGTATTGCCGCTTTAGATGAAGCGTAA
- a CDS encoding DUF3352 domain-containing protein, with protein sequence MNTQRSFSGFFIAGAIALILAAIAGFYWFFAKSPVNLIASTSQPQAAIFVSQLAPVTVSLLVNPDRLQSLAGTGELSKLKTSLLANSGIDYQQDIQPWLGNEISLAITSLDIDRDPENGKQPGYLIALATDKPEKSLEFVELLFSRRVLAGATLGTEAYEGTKVIYDSSQPEFHTLAGTVVDNFVLFANDPKVLRDAINNVQAPDLNLISSPQYQKAIQQLPKSSLAAVFLNLPTVAEWQGLNLSAPIYDSQIIAFTLNPKGVLAETSFLTSGEIMLNPLLSQPVDALKYIPASAGLVIAGADLSNLGNSDLAKLWTQAKTATSGSGTDIISRLVQPLAEVQKSWGINLAQDIFSWVKGEYAIALIPRDGQTKTDWIFVTEKLTNVPEAIANLDAIASSQGLSTNTLNLDKQTVSAWTELTTITQKTDAKSQPSFTLNANVKGVHTTIGNYEIFTSDLATIYEILSSKDNSVLKNRDFQNSISAIPQPNQGYVYLNWPASQNLVEQQIPILKLIEVVGKPFFDHLRSLTFSNYGNDPGTLKGGVFFQFHHP encoded by the coding sequence ATGAATACGCAACGCTCATTCTCTGGTTTCTTCATAGCAGGTGCGATCGCCCTCATCTTAGCAGCGATCGCTGGCTTTTATTGGTTCTTTGCTAAAAGTCCCGTTAACTTGATTGCATCTACTTCCCAACCTCAAGCGGCGATATTTGTGTCGCAACTTGCCCCTGTGACGGTTTCTCTCCTGGTTAACCCAGACCGCTTACAATCATTGGCAGGTACGGGAGAATTATCTAAACTCAAAACTAGTTTATTAGCTAACAGTGGCATTGATTATCAGCAAGATATTCAACCTTGGTTAGGAAACGAAATTTCTCTGGCTATCACTTCCCTAGATATTGATCGTGATCCGGAAAATGGTAAGCAACCAGGATATCTGATCGCCTTAGCTACCGATAAACCAGAGAAAAGCCTGGAGTTTGTTGAGTTATTGTTTTCTCGACGAGTCTTAGCAGGTGCTACCTTGGGGACGGAAGCATATGAGGGGACAAAAGTCATTTATGATAGTTCTCAACCAGAGTTTCATACTCTCGCTGGTACAGTTGTCGATAACTTCGTCTTATTTGCCAATGATCCCAAAGTCTTGCGTGATGCCATTAATAATGTACAAGCCCCGGATCTCAATTTAATCAGTTCTCCCCAATACCAAAAAGCTATTCAACAATTGCCTAAAAGTTCTTTAGCTGCGGTTTTTCTCAATCTCCCGACGGTTGCAGAATGGCAAGGCTTAAACTTATCAGCACCAATATACGACAGTCAAATAATTGCCTTTACCTTAAACCCCAAAGGAGTGTTAGCAGAAACTAGTTTTCTCACTTCTGGGGAAATTATGCTCAATCCTTTATTATCCCAGCCAGTAGACGCATTAAAATATATCCCGGCATCAGCAGGTTTGGTAATTGCTGGTGCAGATTTGAGCAATTTAGGCAACAGTGACTTAGCTAAACTTTGGACACAAGCCAAAACTGCCACCTCTGGTTCAGGTACAGATATCATTTCTCGATTGGTACAACCCTTAGCTGAGGTACAGAAAAGTTGGGGGATTAACTTAGCACAGGATATATTTAGTTGGGTCAAGGGAGAATATGCGATCGCTTTAATTCCTCGTGATGGACAAACAAAAACTGACTGGATTTTTGTCACAGAAAAATTAACAAATGTGCCAGAAGCTATTGCTAATTTAGATGCGATCGCCTCATCCCAAGGACTCAGCACTAATACCCTAAACCTAGACAAGCAAACAGTTTCCGCTTGGACAGAATTAACAACCATAACGCAAAAAACCGATGCTAAATCTCAACCATCATTTACTCTGAATGCTAATGTCAAAGGTGTACACACAACTATAGGTAATTACGAAATTTTCACTTCTGATTTAGCTACCATCTATGAAATCTTGAGTAGTAAAGACAATTCTGTACTGAAAAATCGGGATTTCCAAAATAGCATCTCTGCCATTCCTCAACCCAATCAAGGTTACGTATACCTGAATTGGCCAGCATCCCAAAATTTAGTAGAGCAGCAAATACCCATTCTCAAACTAATAGAGGTAGTAGGAAAGCCATTCTTTGATCATCTGCGATCGCTCACCTTCAGCAACTACGGCAATGATCCAGGAACCCTCAAAGGTGGTGTATTTTTCCAGTTTCACCATCCATAA
- a CDS encoding rhodanese-like domain-containing protein → MTGKSSGQPITQISVEELAQRLATEDANIQLVDVREPQEIALARIHGFINLPLSEYAQWGQQIHSILNSEAETLVLCHHGMRSAQMCEWLVSQGFTNVKNIAGGIDAYSVLVDSSIPQY, encoded by the coding sequence ATGACAGGGAAAAGTTCTGGTCAACCAATTACTCAGATTAGTGTAGAGGAATTAGCGCAACGTCTGGCAACAGAGGATGCAAATATTCAGTTAGTAGATGTCCGGGAACCGCAAGAAATAGCCCTGGCAAGGATTCATGGCTTTATCAACCTACCTCTGAGTGAATATGCTCAGTGGGGACAACAAATCCACTCTATACTTAACTCTGAAGCCGAAACTCTAGTTTTGTGCCACCACGGTATGCGTTCTGCTCAGATGTGTGAGTGGTTGGTGAGTCAAGGTTTTACAAATGTGAAAAATATTGCTGGTGGTATTGATGCCTATTCAGTTTTAGTAGACTCCTCAATTCCTCAGTATTAA
- a CDS encoding PEP-CTERM sorting domain-containing protein, translating into MNLWKSRKLHNVATIATATIATLGFIGTNPAAAAILKLSFCGFFEGNPNNGSVDGFLIIDDSFQNDASKNFGLVDAEIKTTTDSSGANPLTYTFKNFQTLGQGLGIAGLDPIFSGGESKFWRFFDTVGNNFNVVLPISVFPLQLTNGRSIDFNDNSEQRISLPLQVRKDPDKLRITPVPEPTSIFGTAIALALGGMLTKKNLSKLSKNKVVA; encoded by the coding sequence ATGAACTTGTGGAAATCCCGTAAGCTACATAATGTCGCCACTATAGCTACTGCGACCATTGCCACTTTGGGTTTTATTGGTACTAACCCTGCGGCGGCTGCTATACTCAAGCTCAGTTTTTGTGGATTTTTTGAGGGTAATCCTAATAATGGAAGTGTTGATGGGTTTTTGATCATAGACGATAGTTTTCAAAATGACGCATCAAAGAATTTTGGACTTGTAGATGCAGAAATTAAAACTACAACAGATTCTAGTGGTGCTAATCCTTTAACATATACATTCAAGAATTTCCAAACATTAGGACAAGGTTTAGGAATCGCAGGCTTAGATCCCATATTTAGTGGTGGAGAAAGTAAATTTTGGAGATTTTTTGATACTGTAGGTAATAATTTTAATGTTGTGTTACCGATATCTGTTTTTCCTCTACAGCTTACAAATGGTAGGTCTATCGATTTTAACGATAATAGTGAGCAGCGCATAAGTTTACCGTTACAGGTGAGAAAAGATCCAGATAAATTACGCATTACACCTGTTCCCGAACCCACTAGCATTTTTGGCACAGCAATCGCTTTAGCATTAGGAGGAATGTTAACTAAAAAGAATTTAAGCAAGCTCAGTAAAAACAAAGTAGTAGCTTAA
- a CDS encoding amino acid ABC transporter substrate-binding protein, giving the protein MYKNLAIAIFSLTLTTVIPGVAVGETVMQKVARTGVLTAGTSRDATPFAYADEQGQLIGYSVDMLSVIKQQIEKESGKKIQLKLVAVTPAQRIPKIVNRQVDIVCDATSFTWERDKKVDFSVSYGATGTQLLVKTGSNLGLPESLIGKRIGVLAQTTNEQAIKRVQPQAKLVYFKSRGEGFTALQQGKIDAFSSDSILLEGWLQKAKNPDDFAIVPARPYSREGIACMVPENNSKFLDVVNYSLVKFMQGFVNNENKYVTIFDRWFGAKGAVFLNQDLRDLMKETMQLFIEFREEIPQRDL; this is encoded by the coding sequence ATGTATAAAAATTTAGCGATCGCTATTTTTAGTTTGACTTTGACGACAGTTATCCCTGGTGTGGCGGTAGGGGAAACTGTGATGCAAAAAGTGGCTCGGACTGGAGTGCTAACAGCTGGAACTAGTAGAGATGCTACGCCTTTTGCCTATGCTGATGAGCAAGGACAGTTGATTGGTTATTCTGTAGATATGTTATCTGTGATCAAGCAGCAGATAGAAAAGGAATCAGGTAAAAAAATTCAACTGAAATTAGTGGCGGTGACTCCAGCACAAAGGATTCCCAAAATAGTCAACAGGCAAGTGGATATTGTTTGCGATGCTACTAGCTTTACTTGGGAACGGGATAAAAAAGTCGATTTTTCCGTCAGTTACGGTGCTACTGGGACTCAATTATTAGTAAAGACGGGGAGTAATCTTGGTTTGCCTGAATCTCTCATCGGTAAACGCATCGGTGTGTTAGCACAAACTACTAATGAACAGGCAATCAAACGGGTACAACCCCAAGCTAAACTGGTGTATTTTAAAAGTCGGGGAGAAGGATTTACAGCTTTGCAACAAGGCAAAATAGATGCTTTCTCATCTGATAGTATTTTATTGGAAGGATGGTTGCAAAAAGCCAAAAATCCTGATGATTTTGCAATTGTACCGGCTCGTCCCTATTCACGAGAAGGTATTGCTTGCATGGTTCCTGAGAATAACTCTAAATTTCTGGATGTAGTTAATTATTCTCTGGTGAAGTTTATGCAAGGATTTGTTAATAACGAGAATAAATATGTGACGATTTTTGATCGCTGGTTTGGTGCTAAAGGTGCGGTGTTTCTCAATCAAGATTTACGGGATTTAATGAAAGAAACTATGCAGTTGTTCATTGAATTTCGGGAAGAAATTCCGCAGCGTGACCTTTAA
- a CDS encoding universal stress protein has translation MFKTVLFPIDQSREAREAADVVINVVQQYGSRLVLLSVVEESATDAPNADPMVSPEAVAKLLENAQALFSQQNISSEILERQGKPAFTICDVADEIGADLIIMGCRGLGLTEEGATDSVTTRVINLSPCPVLIVP, from the coding sequence ATGTTCAAGACAGTTCTATTTCCAATCGATCAAAGTCGGGAAGCACGGGAAGCTGCTGATGTAGTAATTAACGTCGTGCAGCAATATGGTAGTCGCCTAGTATTGCTATCTGTGGTAGAGGAATCTGCGACAGATGCACCTAATGCTGATCCTATGGTGTCTCCAGAGGCAGTTGCCAAGCTGCTAGAGAATGCCCAGGCTTTATTTTCGCAACAAAATATTTCCTCAGAAATTTTGGAGAGACAAGGCAAACCAGCCTTTACTATCTGCGATGTTGCTGATGAGATTGGTGCGGATTTAATCATTATGGGTTGTCGGGGGCTAGGTTTAACCGAAGAGGGCGCAACAGACAGCGTGACGACTCGTGTCATCAACCTTTCCCCTTGTCCAGTGTTGATAGTACCTTAA
- a CDS encoding element excision factor XisH family protein has protein sequence MGKFLNYRLVLEETEPERLLYLAVPIEAYDSFFYRDLPKASIKKYQIKLIVYDSRNEVIIKWIN, from the coding sequence ATTGGAAAATTCTTAAATTATCGGCTCGTTTTAGAAGAGACTGAACCAGAACGTCTTCTATATTTAGCTGTCCCTATAGAAGCATATGACTCGTTTTTTTATCGAGATTTACCCAAGGCTTCTATTAAAAAATATCAAATTAAGTTAATAGTTTATGATTCTAGAAATGAGGTAATCATCAAATGGATAAATTAA
- the hrcA gene encoding heat-inducible transcriptional repressor HrcA — MQVQLTNRQQHILWATVRHYIATAEPVGSKALVDEYDLGVSSATIRNVMGVLEKSGLLYQPHTSAGRVPSDSGYRIYVDQLITPSEVLAKEVELALQQRLQWEDWSLEILLQGAAQILASLSGCISLITMPQTNTASIRHLQLMQIETGRIMLIVVTDNYETHSKLMDLPPARGETKPDPEVIDRELQIVSNFLNSHLRGRSLLEINALDWSQLDQEFQRYGEFLRNLVPELAHRTLAPAATQIMVRGVAEVLRQPEFSQLNQVKTIIQLLEEEQEQLWRLIFAQPELEDPNKSKVTVRIGTENPLEPIRTCSLISSTYRRGTVPLGSVGVLGPTRLDYENAIAVVAAAADYLSEAFS; from the coding sequence ATGCAAGTTCAGTTGACTAATCGACAACAGCATATACTTTGGGCAACAGTACGTCATTACATTGCTACAGCCGAGCCTGTTGGTTCAAAAGCTTTGGTTGATGAGTACGATCTGGGTGTGAGTTCGGCAACAATTCGGAATGTGATGGGGGTACTAGAAAAATCTGGGTTATTATACCAACCACACACCTCAGCCGGACGAGTACCTTCAGACTCAGGTTATCGGATTTATGTTGACCAGCTAATAACCCCATCCGAAGTTTTAGCCAAAGAGGTCGAACTAGCCCTGCAACAGCGTCTCCAGTGGGAAGATTGGAGCTTAGAAATTCTCTTGCAGGGAGCAGCGCAGATATTGGCTAGTTTAAGCGGATGTATTAGCTTAATCACTATGCCACAAACTAATACAGCCAGTATACGACATCTGCAATTAATGCAGATAGAAACGGGACGAATCATGCTGATTGTGGTGACAGATAATTATGAAACCCATTCCAAATTAATGGATTTACCCCCGGCCAGAGGAGAAACCAAGCCCGATCCAGAGGTGATTGATCGTGAGTTACAAATTGTTTCTAACTTTTTGAATAGCCACTTACGAGGGCGGAGTCTATTAGAAATTAACGCTCTGGATTGGAGTCAATTAGACCAGGAATTTCAACGTTATGGAGAGTTTCTGAGAAATTTAGTCCCAGAATTAGCACATCGCACGCTTGCACCAGCCGCAACGCAAATTATGGTGCGGGGTGTGGCTGAAGTGTTGCGTCAGCCAGAGTTTTCCCAACTTAATCAGGTGAAAACAATTATACAACTGTTGGAAGAAGAACAAGAGCAGTTGTGGCGATTAATATTTGCACAACCGGAATTAGAAGATCCAAATAAATCGAAGGTGACGGTGCGAATTGGCACAGAAAACCCCCTAGAACCGATTCGGACTTGCTCGTTAATTTCTTCCACCTATCGCCGGGGTACGGTTCCACTAGGTAGTGTGGGGGTTTTAGGCCCGACACGCCTAGATTACGAAAATGCGATCGCTGTTGTCGCGGCTGCGGCTGATTACCTCTCAGAAGCCTTCAGTTAA